In Nocardioides palaemonis, a single genomic region encodes these proteins:
- a CDS encoding NADH-quinone oxidoreductase subunit C: MRAVGERRGMFGVKGSGDTSGYGGLVSAKVFPAPTQRPYGGWFDEVADALEARLGATDLTTAIESVVVHRGEITFHVRREDLPFVAQMLRDDEALRFEFCSGVSGVHYPDDAGRELHAVYHLTSMTHNRRIRVEVTAPDSDPHVPSLVSIYPTLDWHERETYDMFGLVFDGHPALTRVLMPDDWPGHPQRKDYPLGGIPVEYKGGSIPPPDQRRSYN; encoded by the coding sequence GTGCGCGCGGTCGGCGAGCGCCGCGGCATGTTCGGCGTGAAGGGCTCCGGCGACACCTCCGGCTACGGCGGCCTGGTCAGCGCGAAGGTCTTCCCGGCGCCGACCCAGCGGCCCTACGGCGGCTGGTTCGACGAGGTGGCCGACGCCCTCGAGGCGCGCCTCGGTGCGACCGACCTGACCACCGCCATCGAGTCGGTCGTGGTCCACCGCGGCGAGATCACCTTCCACGTCCGGCGCGAGGACCTGCCGTTCGTGGCGCAGATGCTGCGCGACGACGAGGCGCTGCGCTTCGAGTTCTGCTCCGGCGTCAGCGGCGTGCACTACCCCGACGACGCCGGCCGCGAGCTCCACGCCGTCTATCACCTGACGTCGATGACCCACAACCGCCGGATCCGCGTCGAGGTCACCGCGCCGGACTCCGACCCGCACGTGCCCAGCCTGGTGAGCATCTACCCCACCCTCGACTGGCACGAGCGCGAGACGTACGACATGTTCGGGCTGGTCTTCGACGGCCACCCCGCTCTGACCCGGGTGCTCATGCCGGACGACTGGCCGGGCCACCCGCAGCGCAAGGACTACCCGCTCGGCGGCATCCCCGTGGAGTACAAGGGCGGCAGCATCCCGCCGCCGGACCAGCGCAGGAGCTACAACTGA
- a CDS encoding NADH-quinone oxidoreductase subunit D: protein MSTDTSQQQDLYAAPGETSQGRVFTVTGQDWDSVTQSIGESAEERVVVNMGPQHPSTHGVLRLILELEGETVTEARCGIGYLHTGIEKNMEYRSWVQGTTFCTRMDYLSPFYNEAAYVLGVERLLDIEDDIPEKAQVMRVLLMELNRMSSHLVAIATGGMEIGALTVMTIGFRERELVLDLFELITGLRMNHAFFRPGGVAQDLPPGALDEIRDFIALMKKRLPEYAALCNANPIFKGRLENVGHLDLAGCLALGITGPVLRSTGYAWDLRKTQPYCGYEDYDFEVQTWDTCDSYGRFRIRLNEMWESLKIVEQAADRLAGLEGAPVMVGDKKIAWPSQLAIGSDGMGNSLDHIRHIMGESMEALIHHFKLVTEGFRVPAGQAYVPIESPRGELGAHVVSDGGTRPFRAHFRDPSFTNLQATSVMSEGGMVADVIVAIASIDPVMGGVDR, encoded by the coding sequence ATGAGCACCGACACGAGCCAGCAGCAGGACCTCTACGCCGCCCCGGGCGAGACCAGCCAGGGCCGCGTCTTCACCGTCACCGGCCAGGACTGGGACTCCGTCACGCAGAGCATCGGCGAGTCCGCCGAGGAGCGGGTCGTGGTCAACATGGGCCCGCAGCACCCGTCGACCCACGGCGTGCTCCGGCTAATCCTCGAGCTCGAGGGCGAGACGGTGACCGAGGCGCGGTGCGGCATCGGCTACCTCCACACCGGCATCGAGAAGAACATGGAGTACCGCTCCTGGGTGCAGGGCACCACCTTCTGCACCCGGATGGACTACCTCTCCCCGTTCTACAACGAGGCGGCCTACGTCCTCGGCGTGGAGCGCCTGCTCGACATCGAGGACGACATCCCCGAGAAGGCGCAGGTCATGCGGGTGCTCCTCATGGAGCTCAACCGGATGTCCTCCCACCTCGTCGCGATCGCGACCGGCGGCATGGAGATCGGCGCGCTGACGGTCATGACGATCGGGTTCCGCGAGCGCGAGCTGGTGCTCGACCTCTTCGAGCTGATCACCGGCCTGCGGATGAACCACGCGTTCTTCCGCCCGGGCGGTGTCGCCCAGGACCTCCCGCCCGGTGCGCTCGACGAGATCCGCGACTTCATCGCGCTGATGAAGAAAAGGCTCCCGGAGTACGCCGCGCTCTGCAACGCCAACCCGATCTTCAAGGGCCGGCTGGAGAACGTCGGCCACCTCGACCTCGCCGGCTGCCTGGCGCTCGGCATCACCGGTCCGGTGCTGCGCTCGACCGGCTACGCCTGGGACCTGCGCAAGACCCAGCCCTACTGCGGCTACGAGGACTACGACTTCGAGGTCCAGACCTGGGACACCTGCGACTCCTACGGCCGCTTCCGCATCCGGCTCAACGAGATGTGGGAGTCGCTGAAGATCGTCGAGCAGGCGGCCGACCGGCTCGCCGGGCTCGAGGGTGCGCCGGTCATGGTCGGCGACAAGAAGATCGCCTGGCCGAGCCAGCTCGCCATCGGCAGCGACGGCATGGGCAACAGCCTCGACCACATCCGCCACATCATGGGCGAGTCGATGGAGGCGCTGATCCACCACTTCAAGCTGGTGACCGAGGGCTTCCGCGTCCCGGCCGGCCAGGCCTACGTCCCGATCGAGTCGCCCCGCGGCGAGCTGGGGGCCCACGTGGTCTCCGACGGCGGCACCCGCCCCTTCCGCGCGCACTTCCGCGACCCGTCCTTCACCAACCTGCAGGCGACGAGCGTGATGAGCGAGGGCGGCATGGTCGCCGACGTCATCGTGGCGATCGCCTCCATCGACCCCGTCATGGGAGGTGTCGACCGATGA
- a CDS encoding NADH-quinone oxidoreductase subunit A: protein MELYTPILALALIATGFAVFSVIMSAVVGPKRYNRAKLDSYECGIEPTPQPVGGGRFPVKYFITAMLFIVFDIEIIFLYPWAVHFDAMRLFGLVEMVLFIATVFVAYAYVWRRGGLDWD, encoded by the coding sequence ATGGAGCTCTACACGCCGATCCTGGCGCTGGCACTCATCGCGACGGGGTTCGCGGTCTTCTCCGTGATCATGAGCGCCGTCGTGGGTCCCAAGCGCTACAACCGGGCGAAGCTCGACTCCTACGAGTGCGGCATCGAGCCGACGCCGCAGCCCGTGGGCGGTGGCCGCTTCCCGGTGAAGTACTTCATCACCGCGATGCTCTTCATCGTCTTCGACATCGAGATCATCTTCCTCTACCCGTGGGCCGTCCACTTCGACGCGATGCGCCTGTTCGGCCTGGTCGAGATGGTCCTGTTCATCGCCACCGTCTTCGTCGCCTACGCCTACGTGTGGCGTCGCGGCGGCCTGGACTGGGACTGA
- a CDS encoding L,D-transpeptidase family protein, with amino-acid sequence MPRHDLRRLAACCVALLVALAGTALLAVAPAGAGTPTTSARAGDFTPLRLGDSGWRVRVLQSRLHQLDLHSEVVTSRFDAETRDGVATFQRRRGWTADGVVDERTWTKIVARTTEPTSDALHNVYQPGRPLLERGDRGMWVRQVQARLKQVRWYDGDVTGRYARSTVKAVEGFQAKRRIPVTGQVDRRTLTRLKDMTREPTRAELFNIVPAGPPLDPRCTTGRAMCVDKTSRSLRWVVDGVVLKTVEVRFGSDELPTREGAFSVFRKSRDHVSSLYGTSMPFAMFFSGGQAVHYSPDFAANGYAGASHGCVNVRDRAAVEWLFDRVRIGDAVIVYRS; translated from the coding sequence ATGCCACGCCACGACCTGCGCCGCCTCGCTGCCTGCTGCGTCGCCCTCCTCGTCGCCCTCGCCGGCACCGCGCTGCTCGCCGTCGCGCCGGCCGGTGCCGGCACGCCCACCACGTCCGCCCGAGCAGGCGACTTCACGCCGCTGCGGCTCGGCGACTCGGGGTGGCGGGTGCGGGTGCTGCAGAGCCGGCTGCACCAGCTCGACCTGCACTCCGAGGTGGTGACCAGCCGGTTCGACGCGGAGACGCGCGACGGCGTCGCCACCTTCCAGCGCCGGCGCGGGTGGACCGCCGACGGCGTGGTCGACGAGCGCACCTGGACGAAGATCGTCGCCCGTACCACCGAACCGACCTCCGACGCGCTCCACAACGTCTACCAGCCCGGCCGGCCCCTGCTCGAGCGCGGCGACCGCGGGATGTGGGTGCGCCAGGTCCAGGCCCGGCTCAAGCAGGTGCGCTGGTACGACGGCGACGTGACCGGCCGCTACGCCCGGTCCACCGTGAAGGCGGTCGAGGGGTTCCAGGCCAAGCGTCGGATCCCGGTCACCGGGCAGGTCGACCGGCGCACCCTGACCCGCCTGAAGGACATGACCCGCGAGCCGACGAGGGCCGAGCTGTTCAACATCGTGCCGGCCGGCCCGCCGCTCGACCCGCGCTGCACGACCGGGCGTGCGATGTGCGTGGACAAGACGTCGCGGTCGCTGCGCTGGGTGGTCGACGGCGTGGTGCTGAAGACGGTGGAGGTGCGCTTCGGGTCCGACGAGCTGCCGACCCGCGAGGGCGCGTTCTCGGTGTTCCGGAAGTCGCGCGACCACGTGTCGAGCCTCTACGGCACGTCGATGCCCTTCGCCATGTTCTTCTCCGGCGGGCAGGCCGTGCACTACTCCCCCGACTTCGCCGCCAACGGCTACGCCGGTGCCTCGCACGGGTGCGTCAACGTGCGCGACCGGGCAGCCGTGGAGTGGCTCTTCGACCGGGTCAGGATCGGCGACGCGGTGATCGTCTACCGCTCCTGA
- a CDS encoding NuoB/complex I 20 kDa subunit family protein, with protein MGLEEKLPSGVLLTTVEGVAGYMRKASFWPATFGLACCAIEMMTTGAPKYDLARFGMEVFRASPRQADLMIVAGRVSQKMAPVLRQIYDQMPEPKWVLAMGVCASSGGMFNNYAIVQGVDHVVPVDMYLPGCPPRPEMLIDAILKLHDQVQHTKLGVNRTNEIEELETAALRALPTSEMKGLLR; from the coding sequence ATGGGACTCGAGGAGAAGCTGCCGTCCGGCGTCCTGCTGACCACCGTCGAGGGGGTCGCGGGCTACATGCGCAAGGCGTCGTTCTGGCCGGCCACGTTCGGCCTGGCCTGCTGCGCCATCGAGATGATGACGACCGGCGCACCGAAGTACGACCTCGCGCGCTTCGGCATGGAGGTCTTCCGCGCCAGCCCGCGCCAGGCCGACCTGATGATCGTGGCCGGTCGCGTGAGCCAGAAGATGGCCCCGGTCCTGCGCCAGATCTACGACCAGATGCCCGAGCCGAAGTGGGTGCTCGCGATGGGCGTGTGCGCCTCGTCGGGCGGCATGTTCAACAACTACGCGATCGTCCAGGGCGTCGACCACGTCGTGCCCGTCGACATGTACCTCCCCGGCTGCCCGCCGCGCCCGGAGATGCTCATCGACGCGATCCTCAAGCTCCACGACCAGGTCCAGCACACCAAGCTGGGCGTCAACCGCACCAACGAGATCGAGGAGCTCGAGACCGCCGCCCTGCGCGCGCTGCCGACCTCCGAGATGAAGGGCCTGCTGCGGTGA
- a CDS encoding NADH-quinone oxidoreductase subunit G produces MTTTPARTEVETVTLTIDGVQVSVPKDTLVIRAAEQVGVQIPRFCDHPLLDPVGACRQCLVDIPDAGNGRGFPKPQASCTLPVAEGMVVNTQATSEVADKAQQGVMEFLLINHPLDCPVCDKGGECPLQNQAMSNGRGESRFAENGGVKRTFPKPINISAQVLLDRERCVLCARCTRFSEQVAGDPFIALAERGALQQVAIYENEPYQSYFSGNAIQICPVGALTSADYRFRSRPFDLVSTPGVGEHDACGAAIRVDHRRGKVMRRLSGNDPEVNEEWISDKDRFAFRYAQAEDRITYPQVREDGVLRPASWPEAFAVAARGLRDAGASAVLTGGRLTAEDAYAYAKFARVSLGTHDVDFRARPHSAEEASFLAAHVALSGDVTYADLEAAPVVVLLGLEPEDEAATIFLRLRKAARKGRTQVVSVAPYTSRGLAKMKGRLVPAAPGAEVEVIESLKDAEHGVTKDAVILVGERLAATHGALSAAAALAATTGARLAWVPRRAGDRGAVEAGALPTLLPGGRPVGEASARVDVGAAWGVDLPAKAGRDGNAIVAALTKGDLGGLVVAGVDPDDTADPAAFRAALDAAGFVVSLELRETDVTRVADVVLPVAPVTDKAGTFVTWDGRARSFDAVFSNPASLPDLRVLAGISEELEALGTGRALGFRTVAEARAEMEALGPWDGARPTIDAGKAPKAPKTRAGGFALATWKQLVDLGSMQDGEQHLRATARRPVARVSQASYDALFGLVDDATAGPQAATLTGDRGSITLPVEVADLPDEVVWVPARSVGRGVLADLASPGSTVTLKGASA; encoded by the coding sequence ATGACGACCACCCCCGCGCGCACCGAGGTCGAGACGGTCACCCTGACCATCGACGGCGTCCAGGTCAGCGTCCCCAAGGACACCCTGGTCATCCGCGCCGCCGAGCAGGTCGGCGTGCAGATCCCGCGCTTCTGCGACCACCCGCTGCTCGACCCGGTCGGCGCGTGCCGCCAGTGCCTGGTCGACATCCCCGACGCCGGCAACGGACGCGGCTTCCCCAAGCCGCAGGCCTCCTGCACGCTGCCGGTGGCCGAGGGCATGGTGGTCAACACCCAGGCGACCAGCGAGGTGGCCGACAAGGCCCAGCAGGGCGTCATGGAGTTCCTGCTGATCAACCACCCGCTCGACTGCCCGGTCTGCGACAAGGGCGGCGAGTGCCCCCTGCAGAACCAGGCGATGAGCAACGGGCGCGGGGAGAGCCGGTTCGCGGAGAACGGCGGCGTCAAGCGCACCTTCCCCAAGCCGATCAACATCTCCGCCCAGGTCCTGCTCGACCGCGAGCGCTGCGTGCTGTGCGCGCGCTGCACCCGCTTCTCCGAGCAGGTCGCCGGCGACCCGTTCATCGCGCTCGCCGAGCGCGGTGCGCTCCAGCAGGTCGCGATCTACGAGAACGAGCCCTACCAGAGCTACTTCTCCGGCAACGCGATCCAGATCTGCCCCGTCGGCGCCCTCACCTCCGCCGACTACCGCTTCCGCTCGCGCCCCTTCGACCTCGTCTCCACTCCCGGCGTGGGCGAGCACGACGCCTGCGGCGCGGCGATCCGCGTCGACCACCGCCGCGGCAAGGTCATGCGGCGCCTCTCGGGCAACGACCCCGAGGTCAACGAGGAGTGGATCAGCGACAAGGACCGCTTCGCGTTCCGCTACGCCCAGGCCGAGGACCGGATCACCTACCCGCAGGTCCGCGAGGACGGTGTCCTGCGGCCCGCCTCGTGGCCGGAGGCCTTCGCCGTCGCGGCGCGCGGCCTGCGCGACGCCGGCGCGTCCGCGGTGCTCACCGGCGGTCGCCTCACGGCCGAGGACGCCTACGCCTACGCCAAGTTCGCCCGCGTCTCCCTCGGCACCCACGACGTCGACTTCCGGGCCCGTCCGCACAGCGCGGAGGAGGCGAGCTTCCTCGCCGCCCACGTCGCGCTGTCCGGCGACGTGACCTACGCCGACCTCGAGGCGGCGCCCGTCGTGGTGCTGCTCGGCCTCGAGCCCGAGGACGAGGCGGCGACGATCTTCCTGCGCCTGCGCAAGGCCGCCCGCAAGGGCCGTACGCAGGTCGTGTCGGTCGCGCCCTACACCTCGCGCGGTCTGGCGAAGATGAAGGGCCGTCTGGTCCCCGCCGCGCCGGGCGCCGAGGTCGAGGTGATCGAGTCGCTCAAGGACGCCGAGCACGGCGTCACCAAGGACGCGGTGATCCTCGTCGGCGAGCGGCTCGCCGCGACCCACGGCGCGCTCTCGGCGGCGGCCGCGCTGGCCGCCACCACCGGTGCCCGGCTCGCCTGGGTGCCCCGGCGTGCGGGTGACCGCGGTGCGGTCGAAGCCGGCGCGCTGCCGACCCTGCTGCCCGGCGGACGTCCGGTCGGCGAGGCCTCGGCCCGCGTCGACGTCGGTGCCGCCTGGGGCGTCGACCTGCCGGCCAAGGCCGGCCGCGACGGCAACGCGATCGTCGCCGCGCTCACCAAGGGCGACCTCGGCGGGCTCGTCGTCGCGGGCGTCGACCCCGACGACACCGCCGACCCGGCCGCGTTCCGCGCAGCGCTCGACGCCGCCGGCTTCGTGGTCAGCCTCGAGCTGCGCGAGACCGACGTGACCCGCGTCGCCGACGTCGTCCTCCCGGTCGCCCCGGTGACCGACAAGGCCGGCACCTTCGTGACGTGGGACGGCCGCGCACGATCCTTCGACGCGGTCTTCAGCAACCCCGCCTCGCTGCCCGACCTCCGGGTGCTGGCAGGCATCTCCGAGGAGCTCGAGGCGCTCGGCACCGGCCGTGCGCTCGGCTTCCGCACCGTCGCCGAGGCGCGCGCCGAGATGGAGGCGCTCGGCCCCTGGGACGGCGCCCGCCCCACGATCGACGCCGGCAAGGCGCCCAAGGCGCCGAAGACGCGTGCGGGCGGGTTCGCCCTCGCCACCTGGAAGCAGCTGGTCGACCTCGGCTCGATGCAGGACGGCGAGCAGCACCTGCGCGCCACCGCGCGCCGCCCGGTCGCCCGCGTCAGCCAGGCGTCGTACGACGCGTTGTTCGGCCTGGTCGACGACGCCACCGCCGGCCCGCAGGCGGCCACCCTCACCGGCGACCGGGGCAGCATCACGCTCCCGGTCGAGGTCGCGGACCTGCCCGACGAGGTCGTCTGGGTCCCGGCCCGGTCCGTCGGGCGCGGCGTGCTGGCCGACCTCGCCTCACCCGGCAGCACGGTCACCCTGAAGGGAGCCTCCGCATGA
- the nuoF gene encoding NADH-quinone oxidoreductase subunit NuoF, whose translation MADTLTPVLTDDWDAERSWTLAAYEERGGYAALDKAFAMTPDEVIDTVKASGLRGRGGAGFPTGMKWGFIPQDNPRPKYLVVNADESEPGTCKDIPLMMATPHTLVEGVILSSYAIRAHTAFIYVRGEVLHVIRRLQRAVQEAYLAGHLGTNIHGSGYDLDLIVHAGAGAYICGEETALLEGLEGRRGQPRLRPPFPAVAGLYASPTVINNVESIASVPAIIARGADWFASMGTEKSQGHGIFSLSGHVTNPGQYEAPLGITLRELIDLAGGMREGHELKFWTPGGSSTPLLTPEHLDVPLDFESVGAAGSMLGTRALQLFDETTCVVRAVLRWTEFYKHESCGKCTPCREGTWWLTQTLARLEKGQGSEEDLDLLLDQCDNILGRSFCALGDGATSPISSSIQHFRDEYLAHLTHGGCPFDPAASTVFPSSTPVGADA comes from the coding sequence ATGGCTGACACACTGACCCCGGTCCTCACCGACGACTGGGACGCCGAGCGCTCCTGGACGCTCGCCGCGTACGAGGAGCGCGGCGGCTACGCCGCCCTCGACAAGGCGTTCGCGATGACCCCCGACGAGGTCATCGACACCGTCAAGGCCTCGGGCCTGCGCGGTCGCGGTGGCGCCGGCTTCCCGACCGGCATGAAGTGGGGCTTCATCCCGCAGGACAACCCGCGTCCGAAGTACCTCGTGGTCAACGCCGACGAGTCCGAGCCGGGCACCTGCAAGGACATCCCGCTCATGATGGCGACGCCTCACACGCTGGTCGAGGGCGTCATCCTCAGCTCCTACGCGATCCGCGCGCACACCGCGTTCATCTACGTCCGCGGCGAGGTCCTCCACGTCATCCGCCGCCTCCAGCGCGCGGTGCAGGAGGCCTACCTCGCCGGCCACCTCGGCACCAACATCCACGGCTCCGGCTACGACCTCGACCTGATCGTGCACGCCGGCGCCGGCGCGTACATCTGCGGCGAGGAGACCGCGCTGCTCGAGGGCCTCGAGGGCCGTCGCGGCCAGCCCCGGCTGCGCCCGCCGTTCCCGGCCGTCGCCGGCCTCTACGCCAGCCCGACGGTCATCAACAACGTCGAGTCGATCGCGTCCGTCCCGGCCATCATCGCCCGCGGCGCCGACTGGTTCGCCTCGATGGGCACCGAGAAGTCGCAGGGCCACGGGATCTTCAGCCTCTCCGGCCACGTCACGAACCCCGGCCAGTACGAGGCCCCGCTCGGCATCACGCTGCGCGAGCTGATCGACCTGGCCGGCGGCATGCGCGAGGGCCACGAGCTGAAGTTCTGGACGCCGGGCGGCTCCAGCACCCCGCTGCTGACGCCCGAGCACCTCGACGTCCCGCTCGACTTCGAGTCCGTCGGCGCCGCCGGGTCGATGCTCGGCACCCGCGCCCTGCAGCTGTTCGACGAGACCACCTGCGTGGTCCGCGCCGTGCTGCGCTGGACCGAGTTCTACAAGCACGAGTCCTGCGGCAAGTGCACCCCGTGCCGCGAGGGCACGTGGTGGCTCACCCAGACCCTCGCGCGGCTCGAGAAGGGGCAGGGGAGCGAGGAGGACCTCGACCTGCTGCTCGACCAGTGCGACAACATCCTGGGCCGCTCGTTCTGCGCGCTCGGCGACGGTGCGACGAGCCCGATCTCGAGCTCGATCCAGCACTTCCGCGACGAGTACCTCGCGCACCTGACCCACGGCGGCTGCCCGTTCGACCCGGCCGCCTCGACCGTCTTCCCCTCCAGCACCCCCGTGGGAGCCGACGCATGA
- the nuoH gene encoding NADH-quinone oxidoreductase subunit NuoH, whose product MGVLPLAADLPDAELGQFGQDPWWVIALKAVFIFLILVLLTLFNIWFERRVVARMQHRVGPNVHGPFGLLQSLADGVKLALKEDIIPKAADKVVFLIAPVIATVPAFVTWSVIPLGPEVNFFGHRTPLQLTDMPVAVLFVMAIASIGIYGIVLGGWSSGSTYSLLGGLRSSAQMISYEVAMGLALVAVFLYAGSMSTSEIVEAQDRLWFGLILLPSFVIYVISMVGETNRAPFDLPEAEGELVGGFHTEYSSLKFALFFLAEYINLATVSAIATTLFLGGWAAPWGIENIWDGANSGYWPLLWFFGKVFLFVFLFVWLRGSLPRMRYDQFMALGWKVLIPVSLAWIVAVATIRVISLEGNINRTYLVAAIAVLLVLTVGLMFLGDGKGDAAPAETAEEPHDAFAGGFPVPPMPAGGAVRGGAAPLTFTTGRTTVTAAAEESHE is encoded by the coding sequence ATGGGCGTCCTGCCGCTCGCGGCGGACCTCCCCGACGCCGAGCTGGGCCAGTTCGGCCAGGACCCGTGGTGGGTGATCGCGCTCAAGGCGGTCTTCATCTTCCTCATCCTGGTGCTGCTCACGCTGTTCAACATCTGGTTCGAGCGCCGCGTCGTGGCCCGGATGCAGCACCGCGTCGGCCCCAACGTGCACGGCCCGTTCGGCCTGCTGCAGTCGTTGGCCGACGGCGTGAAGCTGGCGCTGAAGGAGGACATCATCCCCAAGGCGGCCGACAAGGTCGTCTTCCTGATCGCCCCGGTGATCGCGACGGTCCCGGCGTTCGTCACCTGGTCGGTGATCCCGCTCGGCCCGGAGGTGAACTTCTTCGGCCACCGCACGCCGCTCCAGCTCACCGACATGCCGGTGGCCGTGCTGTTCGTGATGGCGATCGCGTCGATCGGCATCTACGGCATCGTGCTCGGCGGCTGGTCCTCCGGCTCGACGTACTCGCTGCTCGGCGGCCTGCGCTCGAGCGCGCAGATGATCTCCTACGAGGTCGCGATGGGCCTGGCGCTGGTCGCGGTCTTCCTCTACGCGGGCTCCATGTCGACCTCGGAGATCGTCGAGGCCCAGGACCGGCTGTGGTTCGGCCTGATCCTGCTGCCCTCGTTCGTGATCTACGTGATCTCGATGGTCGGCGAGACCAACCGTGCGCCCTTCGACCTCCCCGAGGCCGAGGGCGAGCTGGTCGGCGGATTCCACACCGAGTACTCCAGCCTGAAGTTCGCGCTGTTCTTCCTCGCCGAGTACATCAACCTCGCCACCGTGTCCGCGATCGCCACGACGCTCTTCCTCGGCGGCTGGGCCGCCCCGTGGGGCATCGAGAACATCTGGGACGGCGCCAACTCCGGCTACTGGCCGCTGCTCTGGTTCTTCGGCAAGGTCTTCCTGTTCGTCTTCCTGTTCGTCTGGCTGCGCGGCTCGCTGCCCCGCATGCGCTACGACCAGTTCATGGCGCTGGGCTGGAAGGTCCTCATCCCGGTGTCGCTGGCGTGGATCGTCGCGGTCGCGACCATCCGGGTGATCTCGCTCGAGGGCAACATCAACCGCACCTACCTCGTCGCGGCGATCGCGGTCCTGCTCGTGCTGACCGTCGGCCTGATGTTCCTCGGCGACGGCAAGGGCGACGCGGCCCCGGCCGAGACGGCCGAGGAGCCGCACGACGCGTTCGCCGGCGGCTTCCCGGTGCCGCCGATGCCCGCCGGTGGGGCCGTGCGCGGTGGCGCCGCGCCGCTGACCTTCACCACCGGTCGCACCACCGTCACCGCTGCAGCGGAGGAGAGCCATGAGTGA
- a CDS encoding demethylmenaquinone methyltransferase: MARADLDKQPTDVRRMFDTVAKRYDLTNDLMTAGIQRSWRRSMVEAVGARRGDLVLDLAAGTGCSTEPFFAAGATGVPCDFSVGMLRQGKKDRPSLPFVAGDGTRLPFLDDTFDAVTISYGLRNFVDPVAGLREMRRVTRPGGRLVVCEFSTPTNGAFRSLYMDGFMRALPRIASVTASASDAYVYLAESIRAWPDQTGLAAMVAEAGWQAPEWRNLTGGIVALHRATA; the protein is encoded by the coding sequence GTGGCCCGCGCTGACCTGGACAAGCAACCGACCGACGTCCGACGGATGTTCGACACCGTGGCGAAGCGCTACGACCTCACCAACGACCTGATGACCGCCGGCATCCAGCGCAGCTGGCGCCGCTCGATGGTGGAGGCGGTCGGTGCGCGACGCGGGGACCTCGTGCTCGACCTCGCGGCCGGCACCGGGTGCTCGACCGAGCCCTTCTTCGCCGCCGGCGCCACGGGCGTGCCGTGCGACTTCTCCGTCGGGATGCTCCGGCAGGGCAAGAAGGACCGGCCCTCGCTGCCGTTCGTCGCCGGCGACGGCACCCGGCTGCCGTTCCTCGACGACACCTTCGACGCGGTGACGATCTCCTACGGTCTGCGCAACTTCGTCGACCCCGTCGCCGGGCTGCGCGAGATGCGCCGGGTGACCCGGCCGGGCGGTCGCCTGGTCGTCTGCGAGTTCAGCACCCCGACCAACGGTGCCTTCCGCAGCCTCTACATGGACGGCTTCATGCGGGCGCTGCCCCGGATCGCGTCGGTGACCGCGTCCGCCAGCGACGCCTACGTCTACCTCGCCGAGTCGATCCGGGCCTGGCCGGACCAGACCGGCCTGGCCGCGATGGTTGCCGAGGCGGGCTGGCAGGCGCCGGAGTGGCGCAACCTGACGGGCGGCATCGTCGCCCTGCACCGCGCCACGGCCTGA
- the nuoE gene encoding NADH-quinone oxidoreductase subunit NuoE: MTLDTKTWDELREIAARYPEARSGLLPMLHLVQSVEGKVTPEGIEACAEILGISAAEVNGVATFYTMYKRKPVGDYHVGVCTNTLCAVLGGDLIFERLKEHLDVGNDETTEDGKITLEHLECNAACDYAPVMMVNWEFMDNQTPESAVQVVDDLRAGTEVHSTRGPRLCTWREAERVLAGFPDDRADEGPSAGPASLVGLKIAREKGWTAPGGSPEKGENDG; this comes from the coding sequence ATGACACTGGACACGAAGACGTGGGACGAGCTGCGCGAGATCGCGGCCCGCTACCCCGAGGCCCGCTCGGGCCTGCTCCCGATGCTGCACCTCGTGCAGTCGGTCGAGGGCAAGGTGACGCCCGAGGGCATCGAGGCCTGCGCCGAGATCCTCGGGATCAGCGCCGCCGAGGTCAACGGGGTCGCGACCTTCTACACGATGTACAAGCGCAAGCCGGTCGGCGACTACCACGTCGGTGTCTGCACCAACACGCTGTGCGCCGTGCTCGGGGGCGACCTGATCTTCGAGCGGCTCAAGGAACACCTCGACGTCGGCAACGACGAGACGACCGAGGACGGCAAGATCACGCTCGAGCACCTCGAGTGCAACGCTGCCTGCGACTACGCCCCGGTGATGATGGTCAACTGGGAGTTCATGGACAACCAGACCCCCGAGTCCGCGGTCCAGGTCGTCGACGACCTGCGCGCCGGCACCGAGGTCCACTCCACCCGGGGTCCGCGGCTGTGCACGTGGCGCGAGGCCGAGCGCGTGCTCGCCGGCTTCCCCGACGACCGCGCCGACGAGGGCCCCTCGGCCGGTCCCGCCTCGCTGGTGGGCCTGAAGATCGCCCGCGAGAAGGGCTGGACGGCCCCGGGCGGGTCGCCCGAGAAGGGGGAGAACGATGGCTGA